Proteins found in one Candidatus Effluviviaceae Genus I sp. genomic segment:
- a CDS encoding tetratricopeptide repeat protein yields the protein MSLFTKLFGLGESDHYNKGIEYYNRGEYDKAVVEFEEVIATIKDKSDPYYQLGVFYAAETHAHLGFAFYKKGDLAQAEEQFRKAIEENPRYPDLHYHLGVICERDGRFDEAVAALNAALTINPDYMEAYCYLAIALSEAGKHAEAAQAFEQAAAHGLKVPMPGAHRIAEASQKYLHPPFEELRGAALGKEEFRDLVNEAITAYNDGRTEQAIAGFEKAVELRQRYPDIRCRLAIAYGKVGRYEDAIRQLDGAVEANQSYVEALLFKGVYSLKLGRHREACEALKRGVELRPDYWDLRCYLGIAYFKRGMLEEAARELAKVTSASPRYALAHYYLGMATLSMGRTDEAVRSFRVAFEDPKLSGELQRESADILLEVGDYGSAIERYRAALFQNPGYADLHCGLGVAHMARSEHVEAEKAFEEAVSINPGYAEAHLHLGRVKMHLGKEAEATEHLEKAIALRPGYADLHRELAGRYIAGERYNEAISELEKAISINANYVEARLILGLTYRRVDRPEEADTQFREVLRLDARNPIARAELSDLTPLEWQLRKLHA from the coding sequence ATGTCCCTCTTCACAAAGCTCTTCGGGCTGGGGGAGAGCGACCACTACAACAAGGGGATCGAGTACTACAACCGCGGGGAGTACGACAAGGCGGTCGTGGAGTTCGAGGAGGTCATCGCCACGATCAAGGACAAGTCGGACCCCTACTACCAGCTCGGCGTCTTCTACGCCGCCGAGACGCACGCGCATCTCGGGTTCGCCTTCTACAAGAAGGGCGACCTCGCGCAGGCCGAGGAGCAGTTCCGGAAGGCCATCGAGGAGAACCCGCGCTACCCGGACCTCCACTACCATCTCGGCGTCATCTGCGAGAGGGATGGGAGGTTCGACGAAGCGGTCGCGGCGCTGAACGCGGCGCTCACGATCAACCCCGACTACATGGAGGCCTATTGCTATCTTGCGATCGCGCTGAGCGAGGCCGGCAAGCACGCCGAGGCCGCCCAGGCCTTCGAGCAGGCCGCCGCCCACGGGCTCAAAGTGCCCATGCCGGGGGCGCACCGGATCGCGGAGGCAAGCCAGAAATACCTCCACCCTCCTTTCGAGGAGCTCCGCGGCGCGGCCCTCGGCAAGGAGGAGTTCCGCGATCTTGTCAATGAGGCGATCACGGCCTACAACGACGGCAGGACCGAACAGGCCATCGCCGGGTTCGAGAAGGCCGTCGAGCTCAGGCAGCGCTATCCCGACATCCGCTGCAGGCTCGCCATCGCCTACGGCAAGGTCGGGCGGTACGAGGACGCCATCCGGCAGCTCGACGGCGCCGTCGAAGCCAACCAGAGCTACGTCGAGGCGCTCCTGTTCAAGGGCGTCTACAGCCTCAAGCTCGGCCGGCACCGCGAGGCCTGTGAGGCGCTCAAGCGGGGCGTCGAGCTTCGGCCCGACTACTGGGACCTTCGGTGCTACCTTGGGATCGCGTACTTCAAGCGCGGCATGCTCGAGGAGGCGGCGCGCGAGCTGGCGAAGGTGACCTCAGCGAGCCCGCGGTACGCCCTCGCGCACTACTACCTCGGCATGGCCACGCTCTCGATGGGGAGGACCGACGAGGCGGTGCGGTCGTTCCGCGTCGCGTTCGAGGACCCCAAACTCTCCGGAGAGCTCCAGCGGGAGTCCGCCGACATTCTGCTGGAAGTGGGCGACTACGGCTCGGCGATCGAGCGCTACCGGGCGGCGCTGTTCCAGAACCCCGGCTACGCCGACCTTCACTGCGGGCTCGGCGTGGCGCACATGGCGCGGTCGGAGCACGTCGAGGCGGAGAAGGCGTTCGAGGAGGCCGTGTCAATCAACCCGGGGTACGCCGAGGCGCACCTGCACCTCGGCAGGGTGAAGATGCATCTCGGCAAGGAGGCCGAGGCGACCGAGCACCTCGAGAAGGCCATCGCGCTCAGGCCCGGCTACGCCGACCTCCACAGGGAGCTCGCGGGACGCTACATCGCAGGGGAGCGCTACAACGAGGCGATCTCCGAGCTCGAGAAGGCCATCTCGATCAACGCCAACTACGTCGAGGCGCGGCTCATTCTCGGCCTCACCTACAGGCGCGTCGACCGCCCTGAGGAAGCCGACACGCAGTTCCGTGAGGTCCTGAGGCTCGACGCGAGGAACCCCATCGCCCGCGCCGAGCTGTCCGACCTCACGCCCCTCGAGTGGCAGCTGCGGAAGCTCCACGCGTGA
- a CDS encoding radical SAM protein → MSGKGRPSGRGRARAALPVERWLGPRPGRPAPADALSVVVVSPTAYSLAMSSLGFQTAVSAFCAEPGVRCERAFLQASDPRSYEAGSALRRFDVVAFSVSFERDFLAVAACLAAAGIPLRARDRGDRDPLVVMGGICAFLNPEPVAELMDAVLIGDARALVPPFVEAASAGRGAPRADRLTALSRAPGVYVPSLYEVVRDGPVVTGFRAARGAPLPVRAALARDALAESTVLSDGALFENMFLIETARGCARGCRFCAAGHVLTPRRSRGAAEVIDAVRRASADAARAGLVAAALGDHPGLREILRTMCELGCEANVSSLRTEAVDGDLAALLVRAGVRTATMAPEAGTEALREIAGKRMPDEVLLRAARDLGAAGMRRLKLYFMVGLPGEREEDVRAIPPLVRAVQGEFAAGRRAAPVSVGVSAFVPKPRTPFQWLAMAGERDVRAKLAFLRRSLAARPRVGFSCEGPRESQVEGVLARGGREVAAAVELAGAEGVPWKAALARAGVDPDLTVGRERADDEVFPWEIVEVGTPRAQLLASLAAARDLMRRRPPGAQ, encoded by the coding sequence GTGAGCGGGAAGGGGCGGCCCAGCGGAAGGGGCCGGGCCCGCGCCGCGCTCCCGGTCGAGCGGTGGCTCGGCCCGCGCCCCGGCAGGCCCGCGCCGGCCGACGCGCTGTCCGTCGTCGTCGTGTCCCCGACGGCATACTCCCTTGCCATGAGCAGCCTGGGCTTCCAGACCGCCGTCTCGGCGTTCTGCGCGGAGCCCGGCGTCCGCTGCGAGCGGGCATTCCTCCAGGCGTCTGATCCGCGGTCGTACGAGGCCGGCAGCGCGCTCCGGCGCTTCGACGTCGTCGCCTTCTCGGTCTCCTTCGAGCGCGACTTCCTCGCGGTCGCGGCCTGCCTGGCCGCGGCGGGCATCCCGCTTCGCGCGCGCGACCGAGGGGACCGCGACCCGCTGGTCGTCATGGGCGGCATCTGCGCCTTCCTGAACCCCGAGCCCGTCGCCGAACTCATGGACGCCGTCCTTATCGGCGACGCACGCGCGCTCGTGCCGCCCTTCGTCGAGGCGGCGTCGGCCGGCCGCGGCGCGCCGCGGGCCGACCGTCTCACGGCGCTCTCCCGCGCCCCCGGGGTCTACGTGCCCTCCCTCTACGAGGTGGTCCGGGACGGTCCAGTCGTCACCGGCTTTCGTGCGGCCCGCGGCGCGCCGCTGCCCGTGCGGGCGGCGCTCGCCCGGGACGCGCTCGCGGAGAGCACGGTCCTGTCGGACGGCGCGCTCTTTGAGAACATGTTCCTCATCGAGACGGCGCGGGGTTGCGCGCGCGGCTGCAGATTCTGCGCGGCCGGCCACGTGCTCACGCCCCGGCGCTCGAGGGGGGCCGCGGAGGTCATCGATGCGGTTCGGAGGGCGTCGGCCGACGCGGCGAGGGCGGGACTTGTCGCGGCCGCCCTCGGGGACCACCCGGGCCTCAGGGAGATCCTCCGGACGATGTGCGAGCTCGGGTGCGAGGCGAACGTGTCGTCGCTGAGGACCGAAGCGGTGGACGGAGACCTTGCGGCGCTTCTCGTCCGCGCCGGCGTGCGGACGGCGACCATGGCGCCCGAGGCCGGCACGGAGGCGCTGCGCGAGATCGCCGGGAAGCGGATGCCGGACGAGGTGCTGCTCCGCGCGGCGCGCGACCTCGGCGCGGCCGGGATGCGGCGGCTCAAGCTCTACTTCATGGTGGGGCTTCCCGGGGAACGCGAGGAAGACGTGCGGGCCATCCCTCCGCTCGTGCGCGCGGTCCAGGGCGAGTTCGCGGCCGGTCGGCGTGCTGCGCCGGTCTCGGTCGGCGTGTCGGCGTTCGTTCCGAAGCCGAGGACGCCGTTCCAGTGGCTCGCCATGGCCGGCGAGCGCGACGTGCGCGCGAAGCTCGCGTTCCTCAGGCGGTCGCTCGCGGCGCGTCCGCGCGTCGGGTTCTCATGCGAGGGACCTCGCGAGTCTCAAGTGGAGGGCGTGCTCGCGCGCGGCGGGCGCGAGGTCGCCGCGGCGGTCGAGCTCGCGGGGGCCGAGGGCGTTCCCTGGAAGGCGGCGCTCGCCCGCGCCGGCGTGGACCCGGACCTCACCGTCGGGCGCGAACGCGCCGACGATGAGGTCTTTCCCTGGGAGATCGTCGAGGTCGGGACGCCGCGCGCGCAGCTTCTCGCCTCGCTGGCCGCGGCGCGCGATCTCATGCGCCGCCGCCCGCCGGGCGCTCAGTGA
- the ftsZ gene encoding cell division protein FtsZ — translation MKLQLEFETEASARIKVVGVGGAGGNAVNRMIESAFTGVDFVAVNTDAQALECSLAPHRVQIGRQLTHGLGSGGNPDVGRKAVEEDAEQVAGVLRGADMVFVAAGMGGGTGTGAGPVVANMAKKLGALVVAVVTKPFLFEGQYRMRQAADGLAAMKQEVDTAIVIPNQRLLAVASKTTPIREAFRIADDVLLRATKGVTDLVTVPGLVNLDFADVRSVMTGMGDAVMGTGVSGGKNRAVEAAQFAIASPLLEDVSIAGAKGVLVNVTGGADLTLHEINEAATVINDAIGAETNMIFGAVLDESMKDQLMITVIATGIGGQTKRREAEAPREKKAETGRLVPRHPAPEQPPRGRTERQPEREPGIGDPTPGLACARESGPRRSTRRDLEIPTFLRRQMD, via the coding sequence ATGAAGCTCCAGCTCGAGTTCGAGACCGAAGCAAGCGCGAGGATCAAGGTGGTGGGCGTGGGTGGTGCCGGCGGGAACGCCGTGAACCGCATGATCGAGTCGGCCTTCACGGGCGTGGACTTCGTGGCGGTCAACACGGACGCGCAGGCGCTCGAGTGCTCGCTCGCTCCGCACCGCGTCCAGATCGGCCGGCAGCTCACGCACGGGCTCGGCTCGGGCGGCAACCCCGACGTCGGCCGGAAGGCGGTCGAGGAGGACGCCGAGCAGGTCGCCGGCGTGCTGCGCGGGGCGGACATGGTGTTTGTCGCTGCGGGCATGGGGGGCGGCACGGGAACGGGAGCCGGTCCGGTCGTGGCGAACATGGCGAAGAAGCTCGGCGCGCTCGTCGTGGCCGTCGTGACCAAGCCCTTCCTCTTCGAGGGGCAGTACCGGATGCGCCAGGCCGCCGACGGGCTCGCCGCGATGAAGCAGGAGGTGGACACGGCGATCGTCATTCCGAACCAGCGTCTCCTCGCCGTCGCGAGCAAGACGACGCCCATCCGCGAGGCGTTCCGCATCGCCGACGACGTCCTTCTGCGCGCGACGAAGGGCGTGACCGACCTCGTCACCGTCCCCGGTCTTGTGAACCTGGACTTCGCCGACGTTCGCTCCGTGATGACCGGCATGGGGGACGCCGTGATGGGCACGGGCGTGAGCGGCGGGAAGAACCGGGCCGTCGAGGCCGCGCAGTTCGCCATCGCGAGCCCGCTTCTCGAGGACGTGAGCATCGCCGGGGCCAAGGGCGTGCTCGTGAACGTCACGGGCGGCGCCGATCTCACGCTGCACGAGATCAACGAGGCCGCGACGGTGATCAACGACGCGATCGGGGCGGAGACGAACATGATCTTCGGCGCCGTCCTCGACGAGAGCATGAAGGACCAGCTCATGATCACCGTCATCGCCACGGGCATCGGCGGCCAGACGAAGCGCCGCGAGGCCGAGGCGCCGCGCGAGAAGAAGGCCGAGACCGGCAGGCTCGTGCCTCGCCACCCGGCGCCCGAGCAGCCGCCGCGCGGGCGCACGGAGCGGCAGCCGGAGCGGGAGCCCGGGATCGGCGATCCGACGCCCGGTCTTGCGTGCGCGAGGGAGTCCGGACCGCGCAGGAGCACGAGACGCGACCTCGAGATCCCGACCTTCCTCAGACGCCAGATGGACTAG